The genomic DNA CTGACCCCGATCGCTGCCTGGAGTGAGCAATTGCCTGTGGCAGAAGAAGCTCCGGTTACAACGACGCGCTCACCTGCTGGTGTAGAGAATATCTCCAGCGAGAAGCTTGACCAGTTTATTCAGGCGTACCTGCAAGTGACGATGCTGATTGAGCAGAAGGAGGACGCACTTCAAGGGGCGGAAACTAACAGCGAATCGGTGCAGATGCAGCGGGAAATTGCAGCGGAGGCAGTCGCCAAAATTGACGAGGCGGGATTGACGCTTCAGGAATACTTACAGCTTTTGCGGCTTGCCAATCTCGATCCGGAATTCGGGGAGCGGGTTGCCATTCAGCTTCAGGAGGCAGCGGAATAATATGACGATCGGTACGAACGAAACAACGAACGAGACGACGATCGCGCCCCAGGTGCTTTGTCTGGGTGAGATGCTGTGGGACTGCATTGCCGATCATCCCGCCGATGCCGTGAATTGGGTGAAATCCTGGACACCCTATGCCGGAGGTGCGCCTGCAAACGTTGCCTGTGCGCTGCTCAAACTGGGAACTCCTGCCGCCCTGGTATCCTGCCTGGGAGAGGACGAACCGGGAGAACATCTGGTGGAAATCCTGGAGCGAATTGGGGTAGATCTGCGGGGTATCCAGCGTCATGCTACCGCTCCCACTCGCCAGATTGACGTGCTGCGATCGGAGACGGGCGATCGAACCTTTGCCGGATTTCGAGGCGCAGACTCCGCCGAATTTTCCGATGCCTACCTGAAAGCCGATTTGCTGCCAATCGGGCTATTCGACCAAGCTCAGTTTCTCGTGTTTGGGACGATCGGATTTGCCTACCCTGAAAGCCGAGCCGCCTTTGAGCGATCGATTTCCTTGGCAAAAGAGCGATCGATCCAGTGCGTCTTAGATGTCAACTGGCGACCCGTGTTTTGGACGGATCACGATGCTGCGAAGTCCATCATTCTGGACGTGGTTCAGCAGGCGGATTTGCTGAAACTCTCGATCGAAGAAGCGGAATGGCTGTTTGATGTCACCGATCCGGCGATCGTCGCTGAAAAGTTTCCCCAGCTAAAGGGCGTTCTGATTACCGCAGGCGAAGCGGGCTGCGAATACTGGCTCAGCGGCAACACAGGCAAAGTGCCAGCCTTTGAGGTTGAAGTCGAGGAAACCACCGGAGCGGGGGATAGCTTTGTGGCGGGACTGGTGCATCAGCTTTGCGTACAGGGGATAGAGGCTTTAACTCATGGCGATCGCGCGAAACAAATTGTTCGCTATGCCAGCGCAGTTGGATCTTTAACCACCATTCGACCTGGGGCGATCGAGGCTCAGCCTACTGCAAAGGAAGTGGAGGCGTTTTTGTATCTGATGGGCAACGCTTCGTAAATTCTTCTAGCCCGGTTCCAGGAAATCGTACAGAATCTCGTCCGGTTCCTCTTCGATCTCCTCATAGGTGAGGGGCTGTGCCCGACCGTTTGGCTGAATTGTCCAACCCAGATTTCGTCCTAGCGCGATCGCCTTTTCTGCCGCCAACTCGGCTGGGTGAGGGACGTCAGGATCATCGTCCGATGCAGAGGGTATTGGACTTGCTGAAGCTCGATCGTCCTCCAGGAAACTGAGCAGCACTTCGTCGGGTTCGTCTTCGATGTCTTCTGAAGTGTCTGGAGTAGAGACGATCGCCCTTTGTAGAGAATGTCCTTCTAGGGAAGTTACGCGATCGATCAGTGCCGCTAACAGTGCCTCGGTGCGAAATAGCCTTGCTTCAAGCTGGCTAACATCTCCAGCAGAACTAGACTTCGGGGAGTTTGGTTGCCCCACGAAGTATTCGGACAGGACAATCAGCAGCGCTTCCTGAATCGAGGACAGCTTGCGCGACTGGCGGAGGGTTTCCAGGCGATCGAGCAGGGGTTGGGGGAGGAGGACAGCAATTGCAGAAAGGTCAGAAGTCATTGCAGGGTGAGGAGTCTTACGGTTCGGAAGTCCCCACTCGTGGGGGATTTAGGGAGCAATGCAGGATTTTGCCGCTTTTCTAGCTTCATTCATAGATTGCAGCTATTATTTCACCTTACTCGATCGCTTCTCCGGCAAATTGCGCGGCGGAACTGCCCGTCCCTCATAAAATTTCCGCTTGAAGTTTGCTAAGCCCAGCCAGCCTGCACCCAACAATCCGCTAACGCTCACGGAAATGGCGACCGGAAGCAGGGCAGCTTGACCCAGCACGACAGCCAGCAGCGGCGTTCCCAGCCAAACGATCGCCCCTATAAACAAAATCACCGTCTGAATTTGTTCGATCCGCTTCAGGGCAGTCCGACAGCTTGCACAGTGCTTGGTGTGGGAATGGTAGCGATCGAGTAGGGCTTCCGTTGATAGCGGGGGTGTGAGATGACCATTCGGAAAGGGGTCTGCCTGAAACTGATTCACCCACTGCCGCAGAGCAGAAACAAAGGAATCGGCTTTGGTGGGCAGATAGAAGGCTTTGCTGACGTTTGCGCCGCCGCCCAACTGCTCCAGATAGCGTTCCTGATGATGCAGGAAAATCTGATCGTCTTCCAGAACGCCATTTTGTCCAATATGGGAATACCAGCGGGGCGTGAGCCCGATCGCCAGTGCCGGAATTTTAGACGAGAACTTGAACGGGAAGCGGGCAAATACGCGACATTCGCCTTTGCGGATCGGGGTGGCGTAAACGACGGTTAGCGTCCGTCCAAACTGCTTCGAGGTGAGGTCATGCCACATAAAATTCGGCGCAACAAAGCGACTGGTCTGCCGTCCTAATGTGCCGCGTCGTGGACCTTCTTCCCATACGCCCGCAAAGCCCTGCTTGCCCGACTCCGTGACTTCCAGTTCTACCGGACTGGCATTGCTACGGTTGCCGACGGACTTGTGATGGGTAAAGGGCAGATGGCTGGAGTCCAGCACGTTTTCCAGTAGGGTCAGCGCGTCGTAGGGCAGATCGCGGAAGGTGTTGAGGCAAACCCACTGTTGGGATGATTCTTCCATTGCGTCAATGATGGGAACCGCAACCCGATCGGCATTTTCAACCTGACCCGGATAAACAAACAGCAAACCCTGCCGCACCGTCGCCGGAAACGATCGCACACAGGCACGCTTCGAGGTTTCTGCCGATCCGCCTTCAGGCTGCTGAGGAATTCGATCGCAGGTTCCTTCCGCTGTAAATGCCCAGCCGTGGTAAGGACATTCCAGCAAGCCGTCTTCCGCGATTCTGCCCTCGGAAAGGGGGGCAAGACGATGGGGGCATTTGTCCTCCAGGACGCGCCAGGATTTGGTTTTGCTGTCCCACCAGATCACCAGGTTCAGATCCAGCAGGGTAAAGGGCGTGGGCTTGGTTTTATCCAGATCTTCCACATAAAACACGGGATGCCATGCCTCAAACCAATCGAAGCGATCGGGGTCAGTGCCTCCGGCGGGCAAGCTTGATTCTAAAGTGAGTCCCGAAATAGGGGGCTGAAGGGCAATCGACGTTTCCATGTTTCCTCTTGCTTGGCGCGGATTTGGTCGTGAATTGGGCGATCGATCCTAATCTAGCAAAAGTAACGGAATGTTAACGATTGTGGCGATTGGTCTGCAAGCTGAGAGAACAGCCTCTCCTGAACCAGGACAGGATAGCGGGGAAGGGTTGCGATTTTGGGCAGATTCAGGGACGCTTAAAAGCAGCACAAAATTTTTACTGCGTTTATTGCCGATCGCTCAAGTCGAATCCTTTAATTTTTTCCATTCAGCAAATCTACTCAGCAAATCTACTCAGCAGATCCATTCGGCGGCTCCATTCAGCAACTCAATACAAAATTC from Leptolyngbya ohadii IS1 includes the following:
- a CDS encoding DUF4168 domain-containing protein encodes the protein MKRWLLCVVRLMASLIAIVLLNLLTPIAAWSEQLPVAEEAPVTTTRSPAGVENISSEKLDQFIQAYLQVTMLIEQKEDALQGAETNSESVQMQREIAAEAVAKIDEAGLTLQEYLQLLRLANLDPEFGERVAIQLQEAAE
- a CDS encoding carbohydrate kinase family protein, with translation MTIGTNETTNETTIAPQVLCLGEMLWDCIADHPADAVNWVKSWTPYAGGAPANVACALLKLGTPAALVSCLGEDEPGEHLVEILERIGVDLRGIQRHATAPTRQIDVLRSETGDRTFAGFRGADSAEFSDAYLKADLLPIGLFDQAQFLVFGTIGFAYPESRAAFERSISLAKERSIQCVLDVNWRPVFWTDHDAAKSIILDVVQQADLLKLSIEEAEWLFDVTDPAIVAEKFPQLKGVLITAGEAGCEYWLSGNTGKVPAFEVEVEETTGAGDSFVAGLVHQLCVQGIEALTHGDRAKQIVRYASAVGSLTTIRPGAIEAQPTAKEVEAFLYLMGNAS
- a CDS encoding aromatic ring-hydroxylating dioxygenase subunit alpha, with product METSIALQPPISGLTLESSLPAGGTDPDRFDWFEAWHPVFYVEDLDKTKPTPFTLLDLNLVIWWDSKTKSWRVLEDKCPHRLAPLSEGRIAEDGLLECPYHGWAFTAEGTCDRIPQQPEGGSAETSKRACVRSFPATVRQGLLFVYPGQVENADRVAVPIIDAMEESSQQWVCLNTFRDLPYDALTLLENVLDSSHLPFTHHKSVGNRSNASPVELEVTESGKQGFAGVWEEGPRRGTLGRQTSRFVAPNFMWHDLTSKQFGRTLTVVYATPIRKGECRVFARFPFKFSSKIPALAIGLTPRWYSHIGQNGVLEDDQIFLHHQERYLEQLGGGANVSKAFYLPTKADSFVSALRQWVNQFQADPFPNGHLTPPLSTEALLDRYHSHTKHCASCRTALKRIEQIQTVILFIGAIVWLGTPLLAVVLGQAALLPVAISVSVSGLLGAGWLGLANFKRKFYEGRAVPPRNLPEKRSSKVK